One stretch of Archocentrus centrarchus isolate MPI-CPG fArcCen1 chromosome 5, fArcCen1, whole genome shotgun sequence DNA includes these proteins:
- the LOC115779951 gene encoding LOW QUALITY PROTEIN: retinol dehydrogenase 10 (The sequence of the model RefSeq protein was modified relative to this genomic sequence to represent the inferred CDS: inserted 3 bases in 2 codons), which yields MGGGGGGGAYTYTVDATKREDVYRDAQLLRKDLGRDVTILVTXAGVVAGKHMLDCPDELMENTMKVNCHSLFCTVKAFLPQMKAQKHGHIVTIASDLSLFSTACVENYCASKFAEVGFHESLAHELHAEEAEGVKITLVCPYVVNTDMFDGCKIREEAELFVPPLEPQXVKQAMNAILINLPLVCIPRLTYPAFFLRLLPLACNVTAYHFIGSDKCMYPFIETMKNQITNSSVAVA from the exons AAGATGTGTACCGCGATGCACAGCTTTTGAGAAAGGACCTTGGCCGGGACGTTACAATACTAGTTA TAGCTGGAGTGGTGGCTGGGAAGCACATGCTAGACTGTCCTGATGAGCTGATGGAGAACACTATGAAAGTCAACTGTCATTCCCTCTTTTGT ACAGTGAAGGCTTTCCTCCCTCAAATGAAGGCCCAGAAACACGGCCACATCGTGACGATTGCCAGTGACCTCAGCCTCTTCAGCACAGCTTGTGTGGAG AATTACTGTGCCAGCAAGTTTGCAGAAGTGGGCTTCCATGAGTCTCTGGCCCACGAGCTGCATGCTGAGGAGGCTGAAGGAGTGAAGATTACCCTTGTGTGTCCTTACGTTGTGAACACAGACATGTTTGACGGCTGCAAGATAAG AGAGGAAGCAGAACTGTTCGTACCCCCTCTGGAGCCCCA TGTTAAGCAGGCAATGAATGCCATCCTGATAAACCTGCCATTAGTGTGCATCCCTCGCCTCACCTACCCTGCCTT ttttttaaggTTGTTGCCATTGGCATGCAATGTGACTGCTTATCACTTCATAGGTTCTGACAAGTGCATGTACCCCTTTATTGAAACCATGAAAAACCAAATAACTAATAGCTCTGTTGCAGTTGCCTAA
- the stau1 gene encoding double-stranded RNA-binding protein Staufen homolog 1 isoform X1: protein MSQLQFQCPASPMSAASAPLQLGQPQPGYSIPCASGTLPSESASQPIRSSALPAGSVTPYNSTTVSNMANPKEKTPMCLVNELARFNKIQPEYKLLCEQGPAHSKIFSVRLTLGDQHWEAEGTSIKKAQHSAAASALAETTLPKPTVRMPRNTGKHQADGMTHITELNALCVKLGKKPLYKPIDPYPGMRPPNFNYNVRAPGPYQRSMQQYYYPFPPVGPMLYHVELSIGGQQFFGKGRTRQLAKHDAAAKALKVLQKEPILQQLPVMNGEPEEENLNKSEISQVFEIALKRNLPVNFEVLKEEGPPHMKTFVVRVTVGEFTGEGEGKSKKIAKKLAAAAVLGELKRLPHIPSIEKTQPRIKKKTKSIIKLQTSPEYGQGMNPISRLAQIQQAKKEKEPEYSMVTERGLPRRREFVMQVTVCGQSAEGMGPSKKVAKRNAAEKMLELLGYKVPQPQPPKPALKTDEKTPVKKPGDGRKVTFYEPGSLEEGALGSKEEDFRLPYLSHQQLPAGILPMVPEVAQAVGACQGSQTKDYSRAIPNPGKATITAMIANELLYAGTSLTAETILKNKNNMNQLPHGPLTRPSEQLGYLASVQSLQVEYKDFPKNNKNEFVSLINCSSQPPLISHGIGKDVESCHDMAALNILKLLSELDQQSNERTGNGPVSGCGKQEIEGDLHIKQANSSTLAQTLDGTV, encoded by the exons ATGTctcagctccagtttcagtgtCCAGCTAGCCCCATGTCCGCTGCTTCTGCCCCCCTGCAGCTGGGGCAGCCACAGCCCGGCTATAGCATCCCTTGTGCCTCAGGCACCCTACCGTCAGAGAGCGCCAGCCAGCCCATCAGGAGCTCTGCTCTCCCTGCAGGGTCTGTCACTCCCTACAATAGCACCACAG TATCTAACATGGCAAACCCTAAAGAGAAGACCCCTATGTGTTTGGTGAATGAGTTAGCCCGTTTCAACAAGATTCAACCTGAGTATAAGCTTCTTTGTGAGCAAGGGCCAGCTCACTCAAAG ATTTTCTCAGTGAGGCTCACGCTGGGAGATCAGCACTGGGAGGCAGAGGGGACCAGTATCAAGAAAGCCCAGCATTCCGCTGCTGCATCTGCCCTCGCTGAGACTACACTTCCTAAACCCACTGTGAGGATGCCTCGCAACACAGGAAAGCACCAAG CAGATGGGATGACTCATATTACAGAGCTGAATGCACTATGTGTGAAACTTGGTAAAAAGCCTCTCTATAAACCCATTGACCCATACCCTGGGATGAGACCACCAAACTTCAACTACAATGTGCGGGCTCCAGGGCCTTACCAGCGCTCTATGCAACA GTACTATTACCCATTTCCTCCTGTGGGACCAATGTTGTATCATGTGGAGCTTTCTATCGGAGGCCAGCAGTTTTTTGGGAAGGGACGCACGCGGCAGCTGGCCAAACATGATGCTGCTGCCAAAGCCTTGAAAGTATTGCAGAAGGAGCCAATACTGCAACAGTTGCCAGTG ATGAACGGAGAGCCGGAGGAGGAGAACCTGAACAAATCAGAAATCAGTCAAGTGTTTGAAATTGCACTTAAGCGCAACTTACCTGTCAACTTTGAG GTTTTAAAAGAAGAGGGCCCTCCTCATATGAAGACTTTTGTAGTGCGTGTTACAGTTGGAGAGTTCACAGGAGAGGGCGAGGGAAAAAGTAAAAAGATTGCCAAGaagctggcagcagcagcagtgctggGAGAGTTGAAGAGACTACCCCATATACCCAGTATAGAAAAGACACAACCACGcatcaaaaagaaaactaaatctATCATCAAG CTGCAGACCAGCCCAGAATATGGCCAGGGAATGAATCCCATCAGCCGCTTGGCTCAGATCCAGCAGGCCAAGAAGGAGAAGGAGCCAGAGTACAGCATGGTGACAGAGAGAGGTCTGCCACGGCGCAGGGAGTTTGTCATGCAG GTTACTGTGTGTGGGCAGTCTGCAGAGGGAATGGGGCCCAGTAAGAAGGTGGCCAAGAGAAATGCAGCAGAGAAAATGCTGGAACTCTTGGGATATAAAGTGCCTCAGCCTCAGCCCCCAAAACCGGCActcaaaactgatgaaaag ACCCCAGTGAAAAAGCCTGGTGATGGGCGCAAAGTGACCTTCTATGAACCTGGTTCTCTAGAAGAGGGGGCACTGG gttcCAAGGAGGAGGACTTCCGGCTCCCTTACCTGAGCCACCAGCAGCTACCTGCAGGGATCCTGCCCATGGTGCCTGAGGTGGCGCAAGCAGTTGGAGCCTGCCAAGGCTCTCAGACCAAGGACTACAGTCGAGCTATACCCAACCCAGGCAAGGCCACAATCACTGCCATGATTGCCAACGAGCTGCTTTATGCCGGAACATCACTGACTGCAGAGACTATcctgaagaataaaaataacatgaaCCAACTGCCCCACGGACCCCTAACCAGGCCCTCGGAACAGCTCGGTTATCTGGCATCTGTGCAGAGCCTGCAG GTGGAATACAAGGATTTTCCCAAAAACAATAAGAATGAGTTTGTGTCACTGATTAACTGCTCCTCCCAGCCGCCGCTCATCAGTCATGGGATTGGGAAAGATGTAGAATCCTGTCATGATATG GCTGCACTGAATATATTGAAGTTGCTCTCAGAGTTGGACCAGCAGTCAAACGAAAGAACAGGGAACGGACCAGTTTCTGG GTGTGGCAAACAAGAAATTGAAGGGGACTTGCACATCAAACAGGCTAACTCAAGCACATTGGCACAGACCCTGGATGGCACTGTTTAG
- the stau1 gene encoding double-stranded RNA-binding protein Staufen homolog 1 isoform X2, with translation MSQLQFQCPASPMSAASAPLQLGQPQPGYSIPCASGTLPSESASQPIRSSALPAGSVTPYNSTTVSNMANPKEKTPMCLVNELARFNKIQPEYKLLCEQGPAHSKIFSVRLTLGDQHWEAEGTSIKKAQHSAAASALAETTLPKPTVRMPRNTGKHQDGMTHITELNALCVKLGKKPLYKPIDPYPGMRPPNFNYNVRAPGPYQRSMQQYYYPFPPVGPMLYHVELSIGGQQFFGKGRTRQLAKHDAAAKALKVLQKEPILQQLPVMNGEPEEENLNKSEISQVFEIALKRNLPVNFEVLKEEGPPHMKTFVVRVTVGEFTGEGEGKSKKIAKKLAAAAVLGELKRLPHIPSIEKTQPRIKKKTKSIIKLQTSPEYGQGMNPISRLAQIQQAKKEKEPEYSMVTERGLPRRREFVMQVTVCGQSAEGMGPSKKVAKRNAAEKMLELLGYKVPQPQPPKPALKTDEKTPVKKPGDGRKVTFYEPGSLEEGALGSKEEDFRLPYLSHQQLPAGILPMVPEVAQAVGACQGSQTKDYSRAIPNPGKATITAMIANELLYAGTSLTAETILKNKNNMNQLPHGPLTRPSEQLGYLASVQSLQVEYKDFPKNNKNEFVSLINCSSQPPLISHGIGKDVESCHDMAALNILKLLSELDQQSNERTGNGPVSGCGKQEIEGDLHIKQANSSTLAQTLDGTV, from the exons ATGTctcagctccagtttcagtgtCCAGCTAGCCCCATGTCCGCTGCTTCTGCCCCCCTGCAGCTGGGGCAGCCACAGCCCGGCTATAGCATCCCTTGTGCCTCAGGCACCCTACCGTCAGAGAGCGCCAGCCAGCCCATCAGGAGCTCTGCTCTCCCTGCAGGGTCTGTCACTCCCTACAATAGCACCACAG TATCTAACATGGCAAACCCTAAAGAGAAGACCCCTATGTGTTTGGTGAATGAGTTAGCCCGTTTCAACAAGATTCAACCTGAGTATAAGCTTCTTTGTGAGCAAGGGCCAGCTCACTCAAAG ATTTTCTCAGTGAGGCTCACGCTGGGAGATCAGCACTGGGAGGCAGAGGGGACCAGTATCAAGAAAGCCCAGCATTCCGCTGCTGCATCTGCCCTCGCTGAGACTACACTTCCTAAACCCACTGTGAGGATGCCTCGCAACACAGGAAAGCACCAAG ATGGGATGACTCATATTACAGAGCTGAATGCACTATGTGTGAAACTTGGTAAAAAGCCTCTCTATAAACCCATTGACCCATACCCTGGGATGAGACCACCAAACTTCAACTACAATGTGCGGGCTCCAGGGCCTTACCAGCGCTCTATGCAACA GTACTATTACCCATTTCCTCCTGTGGGACCAATGTTGTATCATGTGGAGCTTTCTATCGGAGGCCAGCAGTTTTTTGGGAAGGGACGCACGCGGCAGCTGGCCAAACATGATGCTGCTGCCAAAGCCTTGAAAGTATTGCAGAAGGAGCCAATACTGCAACAGTTGCCAGTG ATGAACGGAGAGCCGGAGGAGGAGAACCTGAACAAATCAGAAATCAGTCAAGTGTTTGAAATTGCACTTAAGCGCAACTTACCTGTCAACTTTGAG GTTTTAAAAGAAGAGGGCCCTCCTCATATGAAGACTTTTGTAGTGCGTGTTACAGTTGGAGAGTTCACAGGAGAGGGCGAGGGAAAAAGTAAAAAGATTGCCAAGaagctggcagcagcagcagtgctggGAGAGTTGAAGAGACTACCCCATATACCCAGTATAGAAAAGACACAACCACGcatcaaaaagaaaactaaatctATCATCAAG CTGCAGACCAGCCCAGAATATGGCCAGGGAATGAATCCCATCAGCCGCTTGGCTCAGATCCAGCAGGCCAAGAAGGAGAAGGAGCCAGAGTACAGCATGGTGACAGAGAGAGGTCTGCCACGGCGCAGGGAGTTTGTCATGCAG GTTACTGTGTGTGGGCAGTCTGCAGAGGGAATGGGGCCCAGTAAGAAGGTGGCCAAGAGAAATGCAGCAGAGAAAATGCTGGAACTCTTGGGATATAAAGTGCCTCAGCCTCAGCCCCCAAAACCGGCActcaaaactgatgaaaag ACCCCAGTGAAAAAGCCTGGTGATGGGCGCAAAGTGACCTTCTATGAACCTGGTTCTCTAGAAGAGGGGGCACTGG gttcCAAGGAGGAGGACTTCCGGCTCCCTTACCTGAGCCACCAGCAGCTACCTGCAGGGATCCTGCCCATGGTGCCTGAGGTGGCGCAAGCAGTTGGAGCCTGCCAAGGCTCTCAGACCAAGGACTACAGTCGAGCTATACCCAACCCAGGCAAGGCCACAATCACTGCCATGATTGCCAACGAGCTGCTTTATGCCGGAACATCACTGACTGCAGAGACTATcctgaagaataaaaataacatgaaCCAACTGCCCCACGGACCCCTAACCAGGCCCTCGGAACAGCTCGGTTATCTGGCATCTGTGCAGAGCCTGCAG GTGGAATACAAGGATTTTCCCAAAAACAATAAGAATGAGTTTGTGTCACTGATTAACTGCTCCTCCCAGCCGCCGCTCATCAGTCATGGGATTGGGAAAGATGTAGAATCCTGTCATGATATG GCTGCACTGAATATATTGAAGTTGCTCTCAGAGTTGGACCAGCAGTCAAACGAAAGAACAGGGAACGGACCAGTTTCTGG GTGTGGCAAACAAGAAATTGAAGGGGACTTGCACATCAAACAGGCTAACTCAAGCACATTGGCACAGACCCTGGATGGCACTGTTTAG